One Artemia franciscana chromosome 15, ASM3288406v1, whole genome shotgun sequence genomic window carries:
- the LOC136036591 gene encoding histone H1-delta-like produces the protein MASPTKKEKKAKGPKPAKAAKPKGDKKAKAPGNHPKYTEIITKSIADLKEREGPSRQAIFKCIMGNFQVGNAAKVVNMYLKQALKRCLANRIVINPKGIGVTGSFKLTRPVKAKNSKAVKPAKPTAKKSLVKKTAKPTAVK, from the coding sequence ATGGCTTCACCAAccaagaaggaaaagaaagcaaaaggTCCAAAACCAGCTAAGGCTGCAAAACCTAAAGGGGATAAAAAGGCCAAGGCACCAGGAAACCACCCAAAATACACGGAAATCATCACCAAATCTATTGCTGACCTGAAAGAACGCGAAGGACCTAGCCGACAGGCCATTTTCAAATGCATAATGGGCAATTTCCAGGTTGGCAATGCTGCCAAAGTTGTGAATATGTATCTTAAGCAAGCTTTGAAGCGTTGCCTTGCAAATAGAATTGTTATAAATCCCAAAGGCATTGGCGTAACTGGTTCTTTCAAGCTTACAAGGCCTGTCAAGGCCAAAAATTCCAAGGCTGTAAAGCCTGCCAAGCCCACAGCTAAGAAAAGCTTAGTCAAGAAAACAGCCAAACCTACTGCAGTTAAATAG
- the LOC136036592 gene encoding histone H1-delta-like, translating into MSEIEAEVAPASVESQSMASPANKEKKEKASKLAKAAKPEGDKKVKAPGNHPKYTKMITKSIVDLKKYVGPSRQAIPKYTMGNFQVGNDAKVVNMHLKQALKRCLANRIVINPKGTGVTGSFKLAKPVKAENSKAVRPAKPTVKIILVKKTVKPTAVKKSTSAKKATKPMAGSKKPVKVIMKPTVAKKEVAAKKSTPKKGLSVKKAPAKKVASKKSVAKKPAKK; encoded by the coding sequence ATGTCTGAAATTGAAGCTGAAGTGGCACCAGCATCTGTAGAATCCCAGAGCATGGCTTCACCAGCCaacaaggaaaagaaagaaaaggctTCAAAACTAGCTAAGGCTGCAAAACCTGAAGGGGATAAAAAGGTCAAGGCACCTGGAAACCACCCGAAATACACGAAAATGATCACCAAATCCATTGTTGACCTGAAAAAATATGTAGGACCTAGCCGTCAGGCCATTCCAAAATACACAATGGGCAATTTCCAGGTTGGCAATGATGCAAAAGTTGTGAATATGCATCTTAAGCAAGCTTTAAAGCGTTGCCTTGCAAATAGAATTGTTATAAATCCCAAAGGTACTGGCGTAACTGGTTCTTTCAAGCTTGCCAAGCCTGTCAAGGCCGAAAATTCCAAGGCTGTAAGGCCTGCCAAGCCCACAGTTAAGATAATCTTAGTCAAGAAAACAGTCAAACctactgcagttaaaaagtcaacttcAGCCAAAAAGGCTACCAAGCCAATGGCTGGTAGCAAAAAACCTGTAAAGGTTATCATGAAACCCACTGTTGCCAAAAAAGAAGTAGCAGCAAAGAAATCGACACCCAAGAAGGGGCTGTCAGTCAAAAAAGCTCCCGCTAAGAAAGTGGCATCTAAAAAATCAGTAGCTAAGAAACCAGCTAAAAAGTAA